The following proteins come from a genomic window of Rutidosis leptorrhynchoides isolate AG116_Rl617_1_P2 chromosome 10, CSIRO_AGI_Rlap_v1, whole genome shotgun sequence:
- the LOC139870619 gene encoding uncharacterized protein translates to MPVFEGEDAYGWIYRVERYFEVQGIPPQEQLRAAAICMEGEALSWYRWRENRTLFYSWDGFKRRLLIRFNQSQGGNLYEQFLAIKQEGIVREYVALFEKLACQLVGVPDLVMEATFIKGLKPDLRAAVRIMKPENLAHAIELAISIEDNQLYEGVTRARSGTYRTNSDSPGYNRNSGLVSTRSSAATTRVPVPTPTVKGGTLNRAGQYKRLTEAELSEKCSKGLCFKCDEKYAPGHRCPSKSLQVLLVREDDDDNDEILEDSEHAHLDSVEVCINSVIGFTPPHTMKLRGSIGGLEVIVLIDCGASHNFISTEVVQRLGLIVYGNKSVGMMMGNGKFDKSQGVCRGVVLSLPELQVFEDFFPMELGSTDVILGMKWLQTLGEMTVNWKTLTIEFSSGDKRVIIRGDSGLRRSFVSLKSMCKALQAENGGFLIELRSLEMGSDEPNSLVPHVLEKFKDVFSSLQGLPPHRDHEHTIILKDGTEPISVRPY, encoded by the coding sequence ATGCCGGTATTCGAGGGTGAGGATGCTTACGGATGGATTTACCGTGTTGAGCGTTATTTTGAAGTTCAAGGGATTCCACCACAAGAACAATTACGAGCAGCTGCAATATGTATGGAGGGGGAGGCATTATCATGGTATCGTTGGAGAGAGAATCGTACTCTGTTTTATTCATGGGATGGTTTTAAAAGAAGGTTATTAATACGCTTTAATCAGTCTCAAGGAGGGAATCTTTATGAACAGTTTCTGGCTATAAAACAGGAGGGAATAGTTCGTGAATATGTCGCTTTGTTTGAAAAATTGGCTTGCCAATTAGTTGGAGTTCCAGATTTGGTCATGGAAGCAACATTCATAAAAGGACTCAAACCAGATTTAAGGGCTGCAGTTAGGATAATGAAACCTGAAAATTTGGCACATGCAATTGAATTAGCGATATCTATTGAAGACAACCAATTATATGAAGGGGTAACACGAGCACGTTCAGGTACTTACCGCACTAATTCAGATTCTCCTGGTTACAACCGCAATAGTGGCTTAGTATCAACTCGTTCATCGGCTGCCACTACTCGAGTTCCTGTTCCTACCCCTACTGTAAAGGGTGGAACACTGAACCGGGCAGGCCAATATAAACGCCTAACTGAAGCTGAACTTTCTGAAAAGTGCTCAAAGGGTCTGTGTTTTAAATGTGATGAGAAATATGCTCCGGGTCATCGTTGTCCTAGTAAATCCTTGCAAGTTTTACTGGTTCGAGAGGATGATGACGATAATGATGAGATATTAGAAGATAGTGAACATGCTCACTTAGATTCAGTGGAGGTATGTATAAATTCAGTTATTGGATTTACTCCGCCTCACACAATGAAACTTCGTGGCAGTATTGGTGGACTTGAAGTTATTGTGTTGATTGATTGTGGGGCATCCCATAATTTCATATCAACCGAGGTGGTTCAACGATTGGGATTAATAGTCTACGGTAATAAATCAGTAGGCATGATGATGGGAAATGGAAAATTTGACAAAAGTCAGGGTGTTTGTCGAGGGGTAGTACTTTCACTACCAGAATTACAAGTATTTGAAGATTTCTTTCCTATGGAGTTGGGAAGCACGGATGTTATTTTGGGTATGAAATGGCTACAAACGTTGGGTGAAATGACTGTTAATTGGAAAACGTTGACTATAGAATTCTCTAGTGGTGATAAGCGAGTTATAATCAGAGGTGACTCGGGGTTGCGTCGTTCGTTCGTTTCACTTAAATCAATGTGTAAAGCATTACAAGCTGAGAATGGGGGTTTTCTCATTGAATTAAGGAGTTTGGAAATGGGGTCTGATGAACCTAACAGTCTTGTTCCTCATGTGTTGGAAAAATTTAAAGATGTCTTTAGTTCACTGCAAGGCTTACCCCCTCATCGAGACCATGAACACACAATTATTCTCAAGGATGGAACGGAACCCATAAGCGTACGTCCTTATTGA